From the Chlamydiota bacterium genome, the window GGCCGGCTTGAGCGGAGCCCTTGAAGGCTCAACCTCAAGCCGGCCAGGGAGATATGTCATGCCTGATGCTGGTACTCCTGTCGCAGCCGTGAAAATCTTTCACAAAGAAACGTCATGAGCCTTATTTGGTTGAGTTGGGGATTTTACACCAGGGATATTGAGGTGATGACACACAACAATATGGGTGCGGCGCAACTCGGTCTGGGACAGCTAGCAGAGGCAGAGCAGCATTTTGACATGGCCAGACAAATCGACAGCCAAGCCCCACTGCCCTATTACAATCTCGCGTTGTTGGCACAGATAAGAGGGGATGCTGACAGCGCCAAGGCGTTGCTGGAGAAGTCACAGATACTCGGGTACAGAGGGACAACCTACGATAAGCTGATTGAAGTAGCGGGTTCTGTTCTAGCACAGATAGAAGGTCATGGCGCTGGATAGGCATTGATAGATGATGCAATCTAACAAGCGCGTGCAGGCCGACGCCGCTGTCGCGGCCGGTGTAGCGGCGAAAATTGGTTATGTAACGCGGCTTGAATGGAAGCCGATCTCGGTAAACTCGCGGCGCGGCTGACGCGCAGAGCGTTGGCTCAATTATGACAATGACTCTGCAAATAAAGGCAGCAATTCGAGGATTCAACGATATCATTATAGATGGCGTTCCCTTTCTGCTTAGGCAAAACGAGACCGCATTTTTGTCATTTATGTGCTCCGTTGCTGCAATTGATGCTTTGGCAGGTTATCGCTACGAGACAGATAATGTTGGGGAACGTTTTGTAGCCTTCATCATAGACTATTTTCCGGACAGTTATGCCCCCCATGCTAAAAACCTCTATAAGCTGCGGTGTCGCTTGCTCCATAACTTCTCGCCTGCATACTTCACATTGGCTCATGCGCAACCCGCAAAACATCTACATAAAAGTGGGATAGGCGACACAATCCTCAGTGACAATGTATTCTTTGATGACCTGAAAGCAGCTGCTAAGGAATTTTTCACTGAAGTAGAAAACGATGTTAAGCGCCAGGATGTCATGCATGCTCGTCTTATCAATTTAGACAGAGGGGGTGCTATTTTTTACATATAGACGGGCTAACCAAGCGCTGCACCTGACCTGAGAAACGCGGGTTTGTATGATCAGCAGCCCCAGGTGTGGCAAACGTCGGCGATTGTTCTTGTAGGCCGGTGCTGTACTATTTTCTCAGGCAGGTGAGCTTCACGGTTGAGCCGACGCGTGCGCGTCGGCTCAACGGGCGGCGGCTGTTCCCAGCCGCTGGCCGGTCCGCGCTGCGCGCGGCCCAACCAGCGGCTGGAGCCTACGGCCCTGCGGCGAGCGAGCTCGCCTCCGCGTACGCCGCTGATCCGCAGCGCTGCGCCTGAGTGTTCCCCGGCGCGCTGATCCACGCGCCCGGAACAATCGGCACGATCGGTCACCCCGCCCCGCCCACGCGGTCGGAGGCCCAGGGTCGGGCCGGTTTGCCGCTCAGCCGGCCCTGTATTGTTTCCGATTCATCTTCTTCCACCATCTGCAGTTCTCGACGTGCGCTCTCGATGGAGGAGGTTGCGTCTGCCTACGAAGAATGCGATTGAGCCACGACCAGCACCGCGTACGCCGCCGCAAGGGTGCGGGAGTGGGAGAGGGAGACGAGGATCCTGGCTTCGGAGGCGATGGGTTCGGGGAGCATGCAATACGGCATGCCCCATTCGTCGCGTTCGATCGCGACGCTGCGGAAGGGGAGGGGGGGGAGGCCGGCCTGCCGCAGCGCCGCGCGGACCGCGGCCTTGGCGGCGAACCGGGCGGCGAGACGCTGGAGGCGCGCGGCGCCCGAACCGCAGTAGGCCAGTTCGGCCGGCGTGAAGAGCCTGGAGAGGAGGCGGGCGCCGAACCGTTTTTCGGACGCCTTCAGGCGCTCTGTCTCCAGCAGGCAGAGGCCGTGGAACACGGGCGCCGCCGGGCCGTTCCTTCCCGCGGTGCTCATACGATCCTGTTCCCGTCGGACCCGCCGGACGGATTCAGACGGGGCGTTCCTCTCCGCCTCGCGACGTCCTCCGGTCTCGTGCGCCAGCGCCGGTGCATCCAGACCCACTGGTCCGGGTGCTCCCTGATGTAGCGCTCGATGACGCGCGACCAGGCCTGCGTGTTGTGCACGAGGTCCGCCTCCCGGTCGCCGCTCCGGCGGAGGGGGATCGGTTCGTCGACGACGATCCGGTGTTTCCGCCCCTCCCGGACGATGCGTGCGGGTATGAGCGGGGCGCCGGTCTTCATGGCGATGAGGACCGGCGCGGTCGGGGTGTAGGCGGGGCGGCCGAAGAACTCCACGAACACCCCGTCGAGCTTGCGGACGTCCTGGTCGGCGAGGATCCCCACCACCTCGTTGTTCTTCAGGGTCTTCAGGATCGCGCGCGGCGACTCGTCCCGGTAGAAGACCCGGAACCCTTTCGAGAGCCGGAGGCGCGAGAGGAGGCGCTCGTACTTCTCGTAGTAGACCCGCCGGGCGACGACGCCGCCGTGCAGGCCCACGGAGACGAAGTAGGCGGGGATCAGCTCCCAGTTGCCGAGGTGGCCGGTGATGATGATGATCCCCTTGCCCTTCCGTTTCTCGCGGTCGATGATCTCCCTCCCCTCCATCGAGACGAGCCGGTGGAGCGCGGCGGAGTCCATCCGCGGGGAGAGGGCGAGCTCCGCCATCGTTTTCCCCTGGTTGACGAAGACGCCCCGCGCGATGCGGGCGCGTTCCGCGGCGGTCATCTCGCCGCCGAAGGCGGCGGCGAGGTTGTCGAGCGCCTTGCGCCGTTCGCGCCGGAGAAGGTGGTAGGCGCACCAGCCCGCGCCCGAGAAGAGGGCGAAGAGGAGGCGGGCGGGAACGACCCGCGCGGCGGCCAGCAGCCCCACCGCCGCGTAGTAGAGGAGATCCTTCCTGAATCTGTGCCGGACCTTCCTGGGCATCTGCGGCGTCTCTTTCGTCGGGCCGGGGGGCCTTTCAGAGGGCATGGCGTGCACCGCGCTTCTCCCGCAACAGCTGCTCCACCGCCTCCCGGACCCGCTCCACCGGGATCGCCGCCATGCACCCCTCCCCCCTGTCGCACTCCCTGCGGTAGCAGGGGCTGCACGGCACCGGCGCGCAGACGATTCGATGCGTCGGGCCCCAGGGGCCTGTCCGCCGGAAGCTGGTCGGGCCGAACAGGGCCACGACCGGCGTCCCGACGGCGGCGGCCAGGTGCATCGGCCCGGTGTCGTTGGTCACCAGCACGTCGAGCCGCTCGAGGAGGGCGGCCATGCGAAGCGGGTCCCAGACCCCGTCGACCTCGAGCGCCGGGCCTTTCATCATCCGCACCGTCTCCGCCCCCTCATGTTCCGCGGCGCCGATCGCCACGACCGCCGCGCCCGCGGCGCTCGCCGCGTCCCCCAGCGCCGCGAAGGAGGCGCGCGGCCAGCGCTTGCTCGCCCAGCGCGCCGTGACGGAGAGCCCCACGCGCGGCGCGCGTCCTCCCGGATCGAGCCGGTCGAGAAGCCGCCGGGCCCAGTCGCGGTGCGCCTCCCCGGTGCCGAGCGGAAAGGAGACGCGGTCTCCCGAAACGCCGAGGGCCGCGGGGAGGAGCAGGTACCGCTCGACGGCGTGCATCTCCGGGTGGGGGACGCGGACCCGGACGTTGTAGAGGAGCGGGGCGCCCTCGCGCGCGTTCGCGAACCCGGCGCGGACCGGCGAGACCGTGGCCGCGGTGAAGACGGCGCTCCGGAGCAGCCCCTGCAGGTCGAGGACGGCGTCGAAGCCCCCGCCGTAGAGCCCTCGGCAGAGGGAGATGAACGACGCCGCCGCCCGGACGAGCGTGCCGGACGGTTTCCAGAGGTGGCGGGGGAAGGGGATGATGCGGTCGACGCAGGGGTTCTCCTCGAGGAGGCGCCGGTACTGGGTGTTGACGAGCCAGCTGATCGTCCCGTCGGGGAGCGCCTCGCGCAGGCGGGCGGCCACGGGGAGCGTCTGGACGATGTCCCCGAACGAGCTCGTCTTGATGATCAGGATGTTGCGCATCATTGTTGCCACAGAGGACACAGAGAGCACAGAGATATACCACAGTAACTACAGTTTCTCGTTTCTGGTCTTCGCGCGTTCTCT encodes:
- a CDS encoding tetratricopeptide repeat protein; this translates as MMTHNNMGAAQLGLGQLAEAEQHFDMARQIDSQAPLPYYNLALLAQIRGDADSAKALLEKSQILGYRGTTYDKLIEVAGSVLAQIEGHGAG
- a CDS encoding 4'-phosphopantetheinyl transferase superfamily protein, encoding MSTAGRNGPAAPVFHGLCLLETERLKASEKRFGARLLSRLFTPAELAYCGSGAARLQRLAARFAAKAAVRAALRQAGLPPLPFRSVAIERDEWGMPYCMLPEPIASEARILVSLSHSRTLAAAYAVLVVAQSHSS
- a CDS encoding lysophospholipid acyltransferase family protein, coding for MPRKVRHRFRKDLLYYAAVGLLAAARVVPARLLFALFSGAGWCAYHLLRRERRKALDNLAAAFGGEMTAAERARIARGVFVNQGKTMAELALSPRMDSAALHRLVSMEGREIIDREKRKGKGIIIITGHLGNWELIPAYFVSVGLHGGVVARRVYYEKYERLLSRLRLSKGFRVFYRDESPRAILKTLKNNEVVGILADQDVRKLDGVFVEFFGRPAYTPTAPVLIAMKTGAPLIPARIVREGRKHRIVVDEPIPLRRSGDREADLVHNTQAWSRVIERYIREHPDQWVWMHRRWRTRPEDVARRRGTPRLNPSGGSDGNRIV
- a CDS encoding glycosyltransferase family 9 protein → MMRNILIIKTSSFGDIVQTLPVAARLREALPDGTISWLVNTQYRRLLEENPCVDRIIPFPRHLWKPSGTLVRAAASFISLCRGLYGGGFDAVLDLQGLLRSAVFTAATVSPVRAGFANAREGAPLLYNVRVRVPHPEMHAVERYLLLPAALGVSGDRVSFPLGTGEAHRDWARRLLDRLDPGGRAPRVGLSVTARWASKRWPRASFAALGDAASAAGAAVVAIGAAEHEGAETVRMMKGPALEVDGVWDPLRMAALLERLDVLVTNDTGPMHLAAAVGTPVVALFGPTSFRRTGPWGPTHRIVCAPVPCSPCYRRECDRGEGCMAAIPVERVREAVEQLLREKRGARHAL